The Victivallis lenta DNA segment TCCCTTGATGAATACGGAATCAGATGGATTTTACGCTGCGCCGGACGACGAGCGAGCAGCGCAGGATCTCTTCGTTCTGCGACTCGAAGCCGCGAATCGCCTTCATGACCCGGCGGACCGCGAGTTCCCCCATCGAGCGGGTCGGCTGGGCCAGGACGGTTACGGGCGGGATGGTTTCGGCCAGTTCGCGGTCCTCCTCGAAGGAGAGCAGGGAAAGGTCGTCCGGCACCCTGAGCCCGGCGTCGTGAAGGCCGTTCAGCAGTTTCAGCGTCAGCAGGCTGTTGGTTGAGAGGAGTGCGGTCGGCCGCCGGTCGCCGAGGTTCCGCAGCTCGGTCACGACCGGCGCGAGTGATTCGGCGATATGATAATATTCGCGCAGGTAGATTTCATCGGGGTCGCCGCCGAGCCGCGCGACGGTTTGGCGGAAACTCTCGACGCGCTGCCGGTGGCAGAGGTTGCGCCGGTCCATGCAGATGACGCCGAAGCGGCGGTGGCCGCAGCTCCAGAGGTAGTTCGCCGCGTCGCTGCCGGCCGTGGCGTTGTCGGTGCAGACGATTTCGCTCTTGTCGCCGTCGAGCTCGATGTTGCCGATGGTGACGATCGGAATGCCGAGCCGGTCAAGCTCGTTCGAGACGGAGTAGGGGCCGTTGAATTCGGGGACGATGAGCGCCCTGATTCCGTGTTCGATCACGAGGCTGCGGATATGGTCGAGATTCATGCGCTTGACCGGAAGCGCCATCAGCTGGACCGTGCAGTTTTCGGCGGCCAGCCCTTCGACGATGGAGGTGATCAGCGTCGAATTGTAGCTGC contains these protein-coding regions:
- a CDS encoding LacI family DNA-binding transcriptional regulator, giving the protein MIFSDYTIKELADRAKVSTATVSRILSGKGSHRPGTVERVRRIAEKMEAESRAREFGISECIGVLMLTYRDCLNSSYNSTLITSIVEGLAAENCTVQLMALPVKRMNLDHIRSLVIEHGIRALIVPEFNGPYSVSNELDRLGIPIVTIGNIELDGDKSEIVCTDNATAGSDAANYLWSCGHRRFGVICMDRRNLCHRQRVESFRQTVARLGGDPDEIYLREYYHIAESLAPVVTELRNLGDRRPTALLSTNSLLTLKLLNGLHDAGLRVPDDLSLLSFEEDRELAETIPPVTVLAQPTRSMGELAVRRVMKAIRGFESQNEEILRCSLVVRRSVKSI